The genomic DNA TGCTTATCAATTTCTCGTTACGGCCATGATCGAGAATAACTATAAAGAAAACGAGCAGCTTCCCGGCTTAAAAGAGCTGGCCCGGCTGGCACAGGTTTCGGTCCCTTCAATGGCGAAAGCTACTGCTCTTCTGAAAAAGCAATCGGTACTTGAGGGAGTGAATGGCCGTCGGTGCAAAGTTAAAATAGGCGCAGTGGGAAAATGTCAATCATTACGTGAGTCAACCGATTCGCCCAATGAGCTGCCATCGATATCTCACACCGCCTGGCAGCGCGTGTGTTATCAGGTGAAAAATGACATTCTCACCGGCTCGCTGTCGGCAGCGAGCCCCTTGCCTTCAATGAAAGAGCTCCAGACCCGGTATGCAACCTCTTTCAGAACGCTGAAAAAAGCCCTGTATGAGCTTTACATAGAGGATTTTTTAGTCCTCAATAAAAAGCATTACTCGATACGACAAATTACCGCTCAAAAATCGGGGCAGCGCGTTGTCTTTATTGCCCTTGCCGACATTCAAGAACGATTAGCGATGGGCAGTCTTGCCGAGGACTATCTCAGGCACCTGGAAATCGAATGCTCCCGTTCGAATATCGGAATCGACATTGTCGGGCACAAGGCAGGCGATGCCGATTTCTCTTTTATAAAGCCCGGGGCCGGGGCAATAAAATTTGCAGACGAAGAGGCGGTTGTGGGATATCTATTTCCGATCAGTGCACAAACCGCCGGCATGGAGCACGTTTTCCGTTTCCTGGCCCATGTACGCAAACCGGTCGCACTTTTAGATTTTACCGGTGGATGGCAACTCCCGGCCTATCTCTGCAAAGAAAACGTACGACTCTTTTCTTCGGCAGTGTCTCCCCGCTCAGGCCGCCAGGTTGCGCGGTATTTGCTCTCCCGGGGACATCGGAATATTGCCTACATCTCTCCCTTTCACAAATCGCTCTGGTCGCAAAACAGGCTGAAAGGTATCAGAGAAATCTACGCTCAAGCGGGAATCGACAATAGTGTCCTATCATTTACACAGGATAACCCTCCACGCTATTTTCGCTTTTATTTTGAAGATGAAACCAAGGGCTATTCTTTAGAGCGTCTGCTTGCATCGTATAATGCGTGGAAAAAGGATGTTCCCCTTCATATACGACAGAAAACCGATCAGCTTTTCGGTTTCCAGCTTCCCGAACGAATCATTCCCCTGGCGGAAATGCAGCATACAATCAGCCCACTCTTCAAAAAAGCGATTGCAAAGAAGGAATGTACCGCCTGGGTGGTTGCCAACGATGACATCGCACTCTGGGCGCTGGAATACCTGCAGCAGAAAAATATAAAAGTTCCCAACACGGTTTCAATTGTCGGCTTTGATGATACTCATGCAGCGATGAATCAGGGTTTGACAAGCTATAATTTCAACATGAATGCTATCGCTCATGCAATGCTGGGGTTTGTGCTCAACAAACGATCTCTTTCAAAAGGACATTCACACCGGGCAATTGAGTTTGAGGGCATGATTATCGAGCGGCAGACGGTTCGCACTTATTCACCTCAAGCAGCACAAACAATTCAGCCGGTACAATCGTAATTTCCGACCGCACATCATTTACTAATCCGCTTTATTATCCGGCGCCCTTCTTTCACCAGATAGATGCCTTTGCCGTTTCGCAAGCGAAGATTCCTCGGTCCAATTTCAATCCTTCTCCCGCTGATCGAATACAACTCACGCTCTTCATG from Chitinivibrionales bacterium includes the following:
- a CDS encoding GntR family transcriptional regulator gives rise to the protein MKKLRANTAVYAAYQFLVTAMIENNYKENEQLPGLKELARLAQVSVPSMAKATALLKKQSVLEGVNGRRCKVKIGAVGKCQSLRESTDSPNELPSISHTAWQRVCYQVKNDILTGSLSAASPLPSMKELQTRYATSFRTLKKALYELYIEDFLVLNKKHYSIRQITAQKSGQRVVFIALADIQERLAMGSLAEDYLRHLEIECSRSNIGIDIVGHKAGDADFSFIKPGAGAIKFADEEAVVGYLFPISAQTAGMEHVFRFLAHVRKPVALLDFTGGWQLPAYLCKENVRLFSSAVSPRSGRQVARYLLSRGHRNIAYISPFHKSLWSQNRLKGIREIYAQAGIDNSVLSFTQDNPPRYFRFYFEDETKGYSLERLLASYNAWKKDVPLHIRQKTDQLFGFQLPERIIPLAEMQHTISPLFKKAIAKKECTAWVVANDDIALWALEYLQQKNIKVPNTVSIVGFDDTHAAMNQGLTSYNFNMNAIAHAMLGFVLNKRSLSKGHSHRAIEFEGMIIERQTVRTYSPQAAQTIQPVQS